GATATACATATTTCTCTTGGATAGATATCAATGGCTATAATATCGGCTATACCGTACGATCCTAAATGAACTTGCCTATATAGTTTTCCAGGAGCATGTAGACCTGCTTCCGGCAATCGATCCGGATTGTTGAAAATTATCTCCTCTAGAGTATTCTCTAAAAATTCACTTTTTGACATGTTTCCCCGTATTTCATAAGTTCAAAAATTTCAATCTCGTTCTTCTCTACAAGTAGCCGTAAATCGGCGGTCAGTGTTAGGTATTTTTCTTTTTTATCGATCAACTCTATTAGCTCTCTGGCGGTCCTGTTGATCCGTTGTAAACCCTCCTTTCTATTTATTCGCATTGAAGCCATCCTGTCATACAGCTTGGTGCATCATCCGGCGCGTCCTGTTTGAATGCATTGTATTGCTTCCCTCCGCGGGAGGTCTTACACCACTCCTTTACTTCGCTGATCTTAGGGATATATCCTTTTGGTTTACCGGGAAGTATGCCGGAAGGAAACCATGATCTGCCCAGCATATTTTCCCAATGTTCTATTTTGTCCCACGCCCATTCAGGCAATACCTGTAACTGATTTTTATTTGCATGGATACAGGGGTAGCAGCCAACACGATTATTCCCTAAGGCGTATAACGGGTTAGGGGGTACGCCCTTTTGAGCCATTAATGAGAATATTTGTTCTTTTGATTCGTATAACAGTGGCAGGACGCTTTCACAGTTAAAGAAGCTGTTCCAGTTAAAAGGTTGCATTTTGGAACGCCTTTCGCTTTCTCCTGCACGGATACCAGTAAACATGATCCAATTGTAACAATCTCGTGGATAGTGTTTTTCAAGATAGAATCGGATCGGCCATAACTTCACATGTTCGGTGCAAAATTGAGCCTTTGTGCTGGGAGCCCTGCCTTTCCACAGCATCATATCAGCGAATGGATTTTCGGTTGGTATTATTCCTTTCTTTTCTAACTGTTTTGTAAAATCAGCCTTAACCATTACCACTTCCGGGCCTTCAGTCATTACATGAAGGTTTTTCACATAATTGACCGTAACCGGATGTTCATTCCCCGTGTCTGCGAAGATCGGAAGGAAGCTATTTCCGAAATACTCCTGCGCCAACAGGTAAAGCGCTGTGCTGTCCTTCCCGCCTGATACTGATATGATGCGCAAATCCTTCATGCAGCCCTCCACAAATATTCATTAACCCCATAAGGCCCCTTGACCTGCTTACTTGTTTTAACCAGCTTCCCTTGTTTTTCAAGGTCAGATATAGCCCTTCTTATCGAAGTGATAGGGAAGTCTCGACCTAACTGCCTGCAGAGCTTGAATGCCTTCCAGGGGCTTAATTCCTTGTGTGCCTCAAATAGCTGCAGAACTATTGCTTCCTGCTTTTCTGCCCGCTGCTGGAAGATGTCCAATTGGTTGGGAGCTTCTGCTGTTGTGTTGTACCAGGTCATGATTAATGTTTTTAATAAAGCCCGTCTATTCCGGGCTGTCAACCAACATGCCTTTGTTGGGTTTTATCGTTTGTCTGCGGGGCGTACTGTTTGCATCATCGCACTTTG
Above is a genomic segment from Verrucomicrobiia bacterium containing:
- a CDS encoding phosphoadenosine phosphosulfate reductase family protein; amino-acid sequence: MKDLRIISVSGGKDSTALYLLAQEYFGNSFLPIFADTGNEHPVTVNYVKNLHVMTEGPEVVMVKADFTKQLEKKGIIPTENPFADMMLWKGRAPSTKAQFCTEHVKLWPIRFYLEKHYPRDCYNWIMFTGIRAGESERRSKMQPFNWNSFFNCESVLPLLYESKEQIFSLMAQKGVPPNPLYALGNNRVGCYPCIHANKNQLQVLPEWAWDKIEHWENMLGRSWFPSGILPGKPKGYIPKISEVKEWCKTSRGGKQYNAFKQDAPDDAPSCMTGWLQCE